A stretch of the Nicotiana tabacum cultivar K326 chromosome 6, ASM71507v2, whole genome shotgun sequence genome encodes the following:
- the LOC107815050 gene encoding cinnamoyl-CoA reductase 1, translating into MPSESGKVVCVTGAGGFIASWLVKLLLEKGYTVRGTVRNPDDAKNSHLRELEGAKERLTLCRADLLDYQSLREAIYGCDGVFHTASPVTDDPEQMVEPAVIGTKNVVTAAAEAKVQRVVFTSSIGTVYMDPNRAPDKVVDETCWSDLDFCKNTKNWYCYGKTIAEQTAWEMSKEKGVDLVVINPVLVLGPLLQPTVNASVLHILKYLTGSAKTYANSVQAYVHVKDVALAHILIYETPSASGRYICAESVLHRGDVVEILAKFFPEYPIPTKCSDETRPRAKPYKFTNQKLKDLGLEFTPVKQCLYETVKNLQEKGHLPVPT; encoded by the exons ATGCCATCAGAATCCGGCAAAGTTGTTTGCGTTACCGGCGCCGGAGGTTTCATTGCCTCTTGGCTTGTTAAACTCCTTCTAGAAAAAGGCTACACTGTTAGAGGCACCGTTAGAAACCCTG ATGATGCCAAAAATAGTCACTTAAGGGAACTTGAAGGTGCAAAGGAAAGACTGACTCTGTGTAGAGCTGATCTTTTGGACTACCAGAGTTTGAGAGAAGCAATCTATGGGTGTGACGGAGTTTTCCACACTGCTTCACCTGTCACTGATGATCCA GAACAAATGGTGGAGCCAGCAGTAATTGGGACAAAGAATGTAGTAACAGCAGCAGCAGAAGCCAAAGTGCAAAGGGTAGTGTTTACTTCGTCAATAGGGACGGTGTACATGGACCCCAACCGGGCTCCAGATAAAGTTGTGGACGAAACTTGCTGGAGTGATCTTGACTTCTGCAAGAATACTAAG AATTGGTATTGCTATGGGAAGACGATAGCGGAACAAACAGCGTGGGAAATGTCTAAGGAAAAAGGAGTGGATTTAGTTGTGATCAATCCAGTGTTGGTGCTTGGACCATTGCTCCAACCAACAGTGAATGCCAGTGTTCTTCACATCCTCAAGTACCTCACTGGCTCTGCTAAAACTTATGCCAATTCAGTCCAGGCGTATGTGCATGTTAAGGATGTTGCTCTTGCCCACATACTTATCTACGAAACTCCTTCTGCATCTGGCCGCTATATCTGTGCTGAGAGTGTGCTTCATCGCGGCGATGTGGTCGAAATTCTTGCCAAATTCTTCCCGGAGTATCCAATCCCCACCAA ATGCTCGGATGAGACGAGGCCAAGGGCAAAACCATACAAATTCACGAACCAAAAGCTAAAGGACTTGGGTTTAGAGTTTACACCGGTGAAACAGTGCTTATATGAGACGGTGAAGAACCTGCAGGAGAAAGGTCATCTTCCAGTTCCTACATAA